The Puntigrus tetrazona isolate hp1 chromosome 4, ASM1883169v1, whole genome shotgun sequence genome includes a window with the following:
- the LOC122343094 gene encoding gastrula zinc finger protein XlCGF8.2DB-like, which translates to MFSQKESLKVHTKAHAEKKPFVCSLCGQSFTRESHLIIHTRIHTGERPFACEQCGKSFRRNGDLKTHMTIHTGERPHTCTECGKYFTQKKNLKVHTRIHTGEKPYTCQLCEMSFLRSGGLRSHMRVHTGVKPHACKLCGKSFTRRENFTSHMRVHTGERPFVCVLCGKSFSYKESLNYHTALHSRENRFKCQQCQSRFADASRLEDHVRIHVGEKPFMCRHCGKSLKNSSKLEIHARVHTGEKSFACSQCGKSFTVKRNLKVHENLHRRKIHQSKQAEITC; encoded by the coding sequence ATGTTCAGTCAAAAAGAGAGCCTTAAAGTCCACACGAAAGCTCACGCGGAAAAGAAACCGTTCGTATGCTCTCTGTGCGGACAGAGCTTTACACGGGAGAGTCACCTTATTATCCACACGAGGATCCACACGGGAGAGAGACCTTTCGCCTGCGagcagtgcgggaagagtttcagaCGAAATGGAGATCTCAAGACTCACATGACGATACACACCGGAGAGAGACCGCACACCTGCACCGAGTGCGGCAAGTATTTCACccagaaaaaaaaccttaaagtGCACACgagaattcacaccggagagaaaccgtacaCCTGCCAGCTGTGCGAGATGAGCTTCCTACGGAGCGGAGGTCTCCGGAGtcacatgagagttcacaccggagTGAAGCCTCACGCCTGTAAACTgtgcggaaagagtttcacGCGTCGTGAGAACTTCACGTCTCACATGAgggttcacaccggagagaggcCGTTCGTGTGCGTTCTgtgcggaaagagtttcagCTACAAGGAAAGCCTCAATTATCACACGGCGCTTCACTCGAGAGAAAACCGCTTTAAATGCCAGCAGTGTCAAAGTCGTTTCGCGGACGCGAGTCGCCTCGAGGATCATGTTCGAATTCACGTCGGAGAAAAGCCGTTCATGTGCCGTCACTGTGGGAAGAGTTTAAAAAACAGCTCGAAGCTTGAGATCCACGCAAGAGTTCACACGGGAGAGAAATCGTTCgcctgctctcagtgtggaaagagtttcacggTAAAAAGGAACCTAAAGGTTCATGAGAATTTACACAGGAGGAAGATTCACCAATCCAAGCAAGCGGAAATCACTTGCTAA